One genomic window of Capricornis sumatraensis isolate serow.1 chromosome 15, serow.2, whole genome shotgun sequence includes the following:
- the VPS16 gene encoding vacuolar protein sorting-associated protein 16 homolog isoform X2, producing MDCYTANWNPLGDSAFYRKYELYSMDWDLKEELRDCLVAAAPYGGPIALLRNPWRKEKPASARPVLEIYSASGVPLASLLWKSGPVVSLGWSAEEELLCVQEDGVVLVYGLHGDFRRHFSMGNEVLQNRVLDARIFHTEFGSGVAILTGAHRFTLSANVGDLKLRRMPEVPGLQSAPSCWTTVCQDRVAHILLAVGPDLYLLDHAACSAVTPPGLAPGVSSFLQMAVSFTYRHLALFTDTGYIWMGTASLKEKLCEFNCNIRAPPKQMVWCSRPRSKERAVVVAWERRLMVVGDAPESIQYKQLTIQVLLDRLVLRRLYPLAIQICEYLRLPEVQGVSRILAHWACYKVQQKDVSDEDVARAINQKLGDTPGVSYSDIAARAYGCGRTELAIKLLEYEPRSGEQVPLLLKMKRSKLALSKAIESGDTDLVFTVLLHLKNELNRGDFFMTLRNQPMALSLYRQFCKHQELETLKDLYNQDDNHQELGSFHIRASYAAEERIEGRVAALQTAADAFYKAKNEFAAKATEDQMRLLRLQRRLEDELGGRFLDLSLHDTVTTLILSGQNKRAEQLARDFRIPDKRLWWLKLTALADLEDWEELEKFSKSKKSPIGYLPFVEICMKQHNKYEAKKYASRVGPEQKVKALLLVGDVAQAADVAIEHRNEAEMSLVLSHCTGATDGATADKIQRARAQAQKK from the exons GAAATATGAGCTGTATAGCATGGACTGGGACCTGAAGGAGGAACTGAGGGACTGCCTAGTGGCTGCTGCACCCTATGGCGGCCCCATTG CACTGCTGAGGAACCCCTGGCGGAAGGAGAAGCCCGCCAGTGCCCGGCCTGTTCTTGAGATCTACTCAGCTTCCGGGGTACCCCTAGCCAGTCTGTTG TGGAAGAGTGGGCCCGTGGTGTCCCTGGGCTGGTCAGCTGAGGAGGAGCTGCTCTGCGTGCAGGAAGACGGAGTTGTGCTGGTTTACGGGCTGCATGGTGACTTCCGGAGACACTTCAGCATGGGCAAT GAGGTGCTCCAGAACCGGGTTCTGGATGCCCGGATCTTCCATACTGAGTTTGGTTCTGGGGTGGCCATCCTCACAGGAGCCCACCGCTTCACCCTCAGTGCCAACGTGGGTGACCTCAAACTCCGCCGGATGCCAGAGGTGCCAG GTCTGCAGAGTGCACCCTCATGCTGGACCACAGTGTGCCAGGACCGAGTGGCGCACATTCTCCTGGCTGTAGGGCCTGATCTTTACCTCCTGGACCATGCGGCCTGTTCTGCGGTG ACACCCCCTGGCCTGGCCCCAGGAGTGAGCAGCTTCCTGCAGATGGCTGTGTCCTTCACCTACAGACACCTGGCGCTCTTCACAGACACAGGCTACATCTGGATGGGGACAGCATCTCTCAAG GAGAAGCTGTGTGAGTTCAACTGCAACATCCGGGCCCCCCCGAAGCAGATGGTCTg gtgtaGCCGTCCGCGCAGCAAGGAGAGGGCTGTTGTGGTGGCCTGGGAGAGGCGGCTGATGGTGGTGGGCGATGCACCTGAGAGCATCCA ATACAAGCAGCTCACTATCCAGGTGTTGCTAGACAG GCTTGTGTTGCGGAGGCTTTACCCCCTGGCCATTCAGATATGTGAGTACCTGCGGCTTCCTGAAGTGCAGGGCGTCAGCAGAATCCTGGCCCACTGGGCCTGCTACAAG GTACAACAGAAGGATGTGTCTGACGAGGATGTTGCTCGGGCCATTAATCAGAAGCTGGGGGACACGCCTGGTGTCTCCTACTCTGACATTGCTGCACGAGCCTATGGCTGTGGCCGCACGGAGCTGGCCATCAAG CTGCTGGAATATGAGCCGCGCTCTGGGGAGCAAGTTCCCCTTCTCCTGAAGATGAAGAGGAGCAAACTGGCACTAAGCAAGGCCATCGAGAGTGGGGATACTGATCTGG TGTTCACAGTCCTGCTGCACCTGAAGAATGAGCTGAACCGAGGAGATTTTTTCATGACGCTTCGGAACCAGCCTATGGCCTTAAGTTTGTACCGACAG TTCTGTAAGCATCAGGAGCTGGAGACGCTGAAGGACCTTTACAACCAGGATGACAACCACCAGGAGCTGGGCAGCTTCCACATCCGAGCCAGCTACGCTGCAGAGGAG CGAATTGAGGGACGAGTCGCAGCTTTACAGACGGCAGCCGACGCCTTCTACAAGGCCAAGAATGAGTTTGCAGCCAAG GCTACAGAGGATCAGATGCGGCTCCTACGGCTTCAGCGACGCCTAGAAGATGAGCTGGGGGGCCGGTTCTTAGACCTGTCTCTACATGACACAGTCACCACCCTCATTCTCAGTGGCCAAAACAAGCGCGCGGAGCAGCTGGCACGTGACTTTCGCATCCCTGACAAGAG GCTCTGGTGGCTGAAGCTCACTGCCCTGGCAGATTTAGAAGACTGGGAGGAGCTAGAGAAGTTTTCTAAGAGCAAGAAATCACCCATTGGCTACCTG CCCTTTGTGGAGATCTGCATGAAGCAACACAATAAATATGAGGCCAAGAAGTATGCTTCCCGCGTGGGTCCTGAGCAGAAGGTCAAGGCCTTGCTCCTCGTTGG GGATGTGGCTCAGGCTGCAGATGTTGCCATTGAGCACCGGAATGAGGCGGAGATGAGCCTCGTATTGTCCCACTGCACCGGAGCCACAGATGGAGCCACGGCCGACAAGATTCAGCGGGCTCGGGCACAAGCCCAGAAGAAATGA
- the VPS16 gene encoding vacuolar protein sorting-associated protein 16 homolog isoform X1 translates to MDCYTANWNPLGDSAFYRKYELYSMDWDLKEELRDCLVAAAPYGGPIALLRNPWRKEKPASARPVLEIYSASGVPLASLLWKSGPVVSLGWSAEEELLCVQEDGVVLVYGLHGDFRRHFSMGNEVLQNRVLDARIFHTEFGSGVAILTGAHRFTLSANVGDLKLRRMPEVPGLQSAPSCWTTVCQDRVAHILLAVGPDLYLLDHAACSAVTPPGLAPGVSSFLQMAVSFTYRHLALFTDTGYIWMGTASLKEKLCEFNCNIRAPPKQMVWCSRPRSKERAVVVAWERRLMVVGDAPESIQFVLDEDSYLVPELDGVRIFSRSTHEFLHEVPVASEEIFKIASMAPGALLLEAQKEYEKESQKADEYLREIQELGQLPQAVQQCIEAAGHEHWPDMQKSLLRAASFGKCFLDRFPPDSFVRMCQDLRVLNAVRDYHIGIPLTYSQYKQLTIQVLLDRLVLRRLYPLAIQICEYLRLPEVQGVSRILAHWACYKVQQKDVSDEDVARAINQKLGDTPGVSYSDIAARAYGCGRTELAIKLLEYEPRSGEQVPLLLKMKRSKLALSKAIESGDTDLVFTVLLHLKNELNRGDFFMTLRNQPMALSLYRQFCKHQELETLKDLYNQDDNHQELGSFHIRASYAAEERIEGRVAALQTAADAFYKAKNEFAAKATEDQMRLLRLQRRLEDELGGRFLDLSLHDTVTTLILSGQNKRAEQLARDFRIPDKRLWWLKLTALADLEDWEELEKFSKSKKSPIGYLPFVEICMKQHNKYEAKKYASRVGPEQKVKALLLVGDVAQAADVAIEHRNEAEMSLVLSHCTGATDGATADKIQRARAQAQKK, encoded by the exons GAAATATGAGCTGTATAGCATGGACTGGGACCTGAAGGAGGAACTGAGGGACTGCCTAGTGGCTGCTGCACCCTATGGCGGCCCCATTG CACTGCTGAGGAACCCCTGGCGGAAGGAGAAGCCCGCCAGTGCCCGGCCTGTTCTTGAGATCTACTCAGCTTCCGGGGTACCCCTAGCCAGTCTGTTG TGGAAGAGTGGGCCCGTGGTGTCCCTGGGCTGGTCAGCTGAGGAGGAGCTGCTCTGCGTGCAGGAAGACGGAGTTGTGCTGGTTTACGGGCTGCATGGTGACTTCCGGAGACACTTCAGCATGGGCAAT GAGGTGCTCCAGAACCGGGTTCTGGATGCCCGGATCTTCCATACTGAGTTTGGTTCTGGGGTGGCCATCCTCACAGGAGCCCACCGCTTCACCCTCAGTGCCAACGTGGGTGACCTCAAACTCCGCCGGATGCCAGAGGTGCCAG GTCTGCAGAGTGCACCCTCATGCTGGACCACAGTGTGCCAGGACCGAGTGGCGCACATTCTCCTGGCTGTAGGGCCTGATCTTTACCTCCTGGACCATGCGGCCTGTTCTGCGGTG ACACCCCCTGGCCTGGCCCCAGGAGTGAGCAGCTTCCTGCAGATGGCTGTGTCCTTCACCTACAGACACCTGGCGCTCTTCACAGACACAGGCTACATCTGGATGGGGACAGCATCTCTCAAG GAGAAGCTGTGTGAGTTCAACTGCAACATCCGGGCCCCCCCGAAGCAGATGGTCTg gtgtaGCCGTCCGCGCAGCAAGGAGAGGGCTGTTGTGGTGGCCTGGGAGAGGCGGCTGATGGTGGTGGGCGATGCACCTGAGAGCATCCA GTTCGTGCTAGATGAGGACTCCTACCTGGTGCCTGAGCTGGATGGGGTCCGAATCTTTTCCCGCAGTACCCATGAGTTCCTGCATGAGGTCCCAG TGGCCAGTGAGGAGATCTTTAAAATAGCCTCAATGGCCCCTGGAGCGCTGTTGTTGGAGGCTCAGAAAGAATATGAG AAAGAGAGCCAGAAGGCGGATGAGTACCTGCGGGAGATCCAGGAGCTGGGGCAGCTGCCCCAGGCTGTGCAGCAGTGCATCGAGGCTGCAGGACATGAGCACTGGCCAGATATGCAGAAGAGTCTGCTCAGG GCGGCCTCCTTCGGAAAGTGTTTCCTGGACAGATTTCCACCTGACAGCTTTGTGCGCATGTGTCAGGACCTTCGTGTACTCAATGCCGTTCGGGACTATCACATCGGAATCCCTCTCACCTATAGCCA ATACAAGCAGCTCACTATCCAGGTGTTGCTAGACAG GCTTGTGTTGCGGAGGCTTTACCCCCTGGCCATTCAGATATGTGAGTACCTGCGGCTTCCTGAAGTGCAGGGCGTCAGCAGAATCCTGGCCCACTGGGCCTGCTACAAG GTACAACAGAAGGATGTGTCTGACGAGGATGTTGCTCGGGCCATTAATCAGAAGCTGGGGGACACGCCTGGTGTCTCCTACTCTGACATTGCTGCACGAGCCTATGGCTGTGGCCGCACGGAGCTGGCCATCAAG CTGCTGGAATATGAGCCGCGCTCTGGGGAGCAAGTTCCCCTTCTCCTGAAGATGAAGAGGAGCAAACTGGCACTAAGCAAGGCCATCGAGAGTGGGGATACTGATCTGG TGTTCACAGTCCTGCTGCACCTGAAGAATGAGCTGAACCGAGGAGATTTTTTCATGACGCTTCGGAACCAGCCTATGGCCTTAAGTTTGTACCGACAG TTCTGTAAGCATCAGGAGCTGGAGACGCTGAAGGACCTTTACAACCAGGATGACAACCACCAGGAGCTGGGCAGCTTCCACATCCGAGCCAGCTACGCTGCAGAGGAG CGAATTGAGGGACGAGTCGCAGCTTTACAGACGGCAGCCGACGCCTTCTACAAGGCCAAGAATGAGTTTGCAGCCAAG GCTACAGAGGATCAGATGCGGCTCCTACGGCTTCAGCGACGCCTAGAAGATGAGCTGGGGGGCCGGTTCTTAGACCTGTCTCTACATGACACAGTCACCACCCTCATTCTCAGTGGCCAAAACAAGCGCGCGGAGCAGCTGGCACGTGACTTTCGCATCCCTGACAAGAG GCTCTGGTGGCTGAAGCTCACTGCCCTGGCAGATTTAGAAGACTGGGAGGAGCTAGAGAAGTTTTCTAAGAGCAAGAAATCACCCATTGGCTACCTG CCCTTTGTGGAGATCTGCATGAAGCAACACAATAAATATGAGGCCAAGAAGTATGCTTCCCGCGTGGGTCCTGAGCAGAAGGTCAAGGCCTTGCTCCTCGTTGG GGATGTGGCTCAGGCTGCAGATGTTGCCATTGAGCACCGGAATGAGGCGGAGATGAGCCTCGTATTGTCCCACTGCACCGGAGCCACAGATGGAGCCACGGCCGACAAGATTCAGCGGGCTCGGGCACAAGCCCAGAAGAAATGA